The following are encoded together in the Methylomonas methanica MC09 genome:
- a CDS encoding (2Fe-2S) ferredoxin domain-containing protein, translating to MPRPEKHVFVCTQNRPEGHPRGSCAASGCAEVMNEFMNEIQSRNLFEKIALTNTGCMGPCMMGPSVLVYPEGVMYGKVGKGDVKTIVEQHLLGGTPVASLVVPAEVW from the coding sequence ATGCCACGTCCAGAGAAACACGTCTTCGTCTGTACTCAAAACCGTCCCGAAGGCCACCCGCGCGGTTCCTGCGCGGCCAGCGGTTGCGCGGAAGTCATGAATGAATTCATGAACGAAATTCAAAGCCGCAACCTGTTCGAAAAAATCGCCTTAACCAACACCGGCTGCATGGGACCCTGTATGATGGGGCCAAGCGTGTTGGTCTATCCGGAGGGTGTCATGTACGGAAAAGTGGGTAAAGGCGACGTCAAAACCATCGTCGAACAGCATTTGCTGGGCGGTACGCCGGTTGCGTCACTGGTCGTGCCCGCCGAGGTATGGTAA
- a CDS encoding DUF364 domain-containing protein gives MANPKHVYELLLDHCSSEAVVDNLMIGLVWTICKTKDQAGLGLAMSPGHATRTLSWSGNLTGKPITDLAAWILDWNPYQASVAMAAINSCINSRPLPESVILQPAADHANLAVFDHFLPQLHHKKVVVIGHYPGIERYQDLMQLSVLEKQPAADDLPDSACEFLLPTADWVFLTASALPNKTFPRLAELAWNAKTVLMGPTVPWLPQLHEFGIDYLAGVEITDPQALYHTAAQGGGVKIFSQGLRYRIAELTPKTSLNWLKQQIADCATERTELKQQMESWYAAGQNQRFAKTQLLERVDARLSRLDSSYKVLWDQHGKQPGVN, from the coding sequence ATGGCCAATCCCAAACACGTGTATGAACTGTTACTGGATCACTGCAGTAGTGAAGCGGTGGTGGACAATCTAATGATCGGATTGGTATGGACCATTTGTAAAACCAAGGATCAAGCAGGCCTGGGCCTGGCTATGAGCCCCGGCCACGCCACCCGCACCCTGTCCTGGTCCGGCAACCTGACCGGCAAACCGATTACCGATCTGGCGGCCTGGATTCTGGACTGGAATCCGTATCAGGCCTCAGTGGCCATGGCCGCGATCAATAGTTGTATCAACAGCCGGCCCTTGCCGGAATCGGTGATTTTGCAACCCGCGGCCGACCACGCCAATCTGGCGGTGTTCGATCATTTTTTACCGCAATTGCACCATAAAAAAGTAGTGGTAATCGGCCACTACCCCGGCATAGAGCGCTATCAGGATCTGATGCAGCTGAGCGTTTTGGAAAAGCAGCCCGCCGCGGACGATTTACCCGATTCCGCCTGCGAATTCTTATTGCCGACCGCCGATTGGGTATTTCTCACTGCCAGCGCCCTCCCTAACAAAACCTTTCCGCGACTGGCCGAATTAGCCTGGAATGCCAAAACCGTGTTAATGGGCCCCACCGTACCCTGGCTGCCGCAGCTGCATGAATTCGGCATCGATTATCTGGCCGGAGTGGAAATCACCGACCCTCAGGCTCTGTACCACACGGCAGCTCAGGGCGGCGGCGTAAAAATCTTCAGCCAGGGATTACGTTATCGGATCGCCGAACTGACGCCAAAAACCAGCCTGAACTGGTTGAAGCAACAAATCGCCGATTGCGCCACGGAAAGAACCGAGCTCAAACAGCAAATGGAGAGCTGGTACGCCGCCGGTCAAAACCAGCGCTTCGCCAAAACCCAATTGCTCGAGCGGGTCGACGCCCGCCTGTCCCGGCTGGATAGCAGCTATAAAGTGCTGTGGGACCAGCATGGTAAACAGCCGGGTGTAAATTAA
- a CDS encoding (Fe-S)-binding protein yields the protein MFDFMDMDFNAGGDMMKLTGTGPYIPDAGECMRCGMCVGSCPTFRLFQIDEETPRRRIRTISKLLVENQPVSDSERQHLNNCLQCRACEPACPSRMAYGDLFDQAQAALQTAPPWLAKLAFRAIEQKRWRNRLMPLLGLYLKTGLRKPLRKTGLLKKLRLAEAEALLTPPALTALKPHYPSTTSRRGSVALFTGCVAEQFDRETLLAAIKLLNAIGFDVSVPPQQGCCGAIHQHNGQSAAGLIANNLQVFNALAVDAVLHTASGCGAMLSEYQTEDADALQLFGSRLADINEFLVQHWPDDLLLQPIDSRVAVHEPCSQRNVLKNQQAVYALLEKIPGLSVAPLADNQICCGAGGSYMLTHPDNAESLRALKTQTIAASAARIVVSSNFGCMCFLNADPTLNGRKFVHPLQLVAASLP from the coding sequence GTGTTCGATTTCATGGACATGGATTTCAACGCCGGCGGCGATATGATGAAGCTGACCGGCACCGGTCCGTATATTCCGGATGCCGGCGAATGCATGCGTTGCGGCATGTGCGTCGGCAGCTGCCCAACCTTTCGGCTGTTTCAGATCGACGAAGAAACCCCGCGCCGACGAATACGCACTATCAGCAAATTGCTGGTGGAGAACCAGCCCGTCAGCGACTCGGAACGCCAACACCTGAATAACTGCCTGCAATGCCGGGCCTGCGAACCGGCCTGCCCCAGCCGTATGGCTTACGGCGATTTATTCGACCAGGCTCAAGCAGCTTTGCAAACCGCTCCGCCCTGGCTGGCGAAACTGGCGTTCCGCGCGATAGAACAAAAACGCTGGCGCAACCGTTTAATGCCACTGCTCGGCCTTTACTTAAAAACCGGTCTGCGCAAACCGTTGCGCAAAACAGGTCTGTTGAAAAAACTGCGGCTGGCCGAAGCGGAAGCATTGTTGACGCCACCCGCCTTGACCGCTTTAAAACCCCACTATCCAAGCACCACAAGCCGGCGCGGCAGCGTAGCCTTGTTTACCGGTTGCGTTGCCGAGCAATTCGACCGCGAGACCTTGTTGGCCGCCATCAAACTGTTGAATGCCATCGGCTTCGACGTGAGCGTGCCGCCGCAACAAGGTTGCTGCGGTGCCATTCACCAACACAACGGCCAATCCGCCGCCGGTTTGATTGCCAACAATCTGCAAGTATTCAACGCCTTAGCTGTCGACGCCGTACTCCACACCGCCAGCGGCTGCGGCGCCATGTTGAGCGAATACCAAACCGAAGACGCTGACGCGCTACAACTGTTCGGCAGCCGTTTGGCCGACATTAACGAGTTTTTGGTACAACACTGGCCGGACGATTTGCTGTTGCAACCGATCGATAGCCGAGTGGCCGTGCATGAGCCCTGCAGCCAGCGCAATGTGCTGAAAAACCAACAGGCGGTCTATGCCTTGCTGGAAAAAATACCGGGCTTGTCGGTCGCGCCGCTGGCGGATAATCAAATCTGTTGCGGTGCCGGCGGCAGCTATATGCTGACACACCCCGATAATGCCGAATCCCTGAGAGCCTTAAAAACCCAGACCATTGCAGCATCCGCCGCGCGGATAGTGGTTAGCAGCAATTTCGGCTGTATGTGTTTTCTAAATGCCGACCCGACCTTGAACGGGCGGAAATTTGTGCATCCCCTGCAGCTGGTAGCCGCATCCTTACCTTGA
- a CDS encoding EAL domain-containing protein, protein MDNHFHADFYGFVIDSEQGLSFAGKPVGLHPKEFKLLLELVKQAGKRVSKEDLIASVWNSAPTSDESISRCLSILKSTLRKTSPGTELLIKTEYGQGYRFIGQIGKPATFVNEENFFLLINTTRNLVTLKDGHGRWQIANNACLELYGLIGKAWQGKTCAELASLCDEQCRHHFEVSEQNDEQAWQTGQPVELTLTTPSRENHLNHGRVFEITKTPIFGANGGRKALITLGQEITDRLENERQGRLMSKVMSNSDEAVLISDQQNNIVYVNDAFTQITGYTLDEVAGQNPRILSSGKHDESFYRDMWQKILTDGNWHGEIWDKRRNGEIYPKWLNISSVHDSDGTLCNYVAIFSDISQRKADEAMLTFLAYHDPLTKLPNRLLLRDRFEQAVGLTHRHDAGSVALLYLDLDQFKNINDTLGHEIGDRLLVAVAKRLQANVREVDTVSRLGGDEFVIVLTDMPDSHAVSLVAQNILNHLGEVFEIDQYRLTSTTSIGIALYSVDSDDFESLLKLADTAMYHAKDSGRNTYRFYTDKMNIDAMERLRMRNGLAEALLKQQFVLYYQPQFDLHSAELVGIEALIRWNHPEKGLILPDKFIPIAEQTGQIVPIGEWVISEACRQAKAWQQQGYAPVRVAVNLSSLHFKRGDVIKMITGLAQEHDLDPQYIELELTEAIMLQDVDHILDIVKTFKTLHFTLSIDDFGTGYSSLAFLKRFRVDKLKIDGSFIRNLEVDTHDLAIIRSIIQLAKGFNMRTIAEGLETQEQLEILRREGCQEGQGYFFSYPLPVKQVVKYLHVAPGPA, encoded by the coding sequence ATGGATAATCATTTTCACGCCGATTTCTATGGCTTTGTGATAGATAGCGAACAGGGACTTTCTTTTGCCGGAAAACCCGTCGGCTTGCATCCCAAGGAGTTTAAGTTGTTGCTTGAGCTGGTAAAACAGGCCGGCAAACGAGTATCCAAAGAAGATTTAATCGCCAGCGTCTGGAACAGCGCCCCCACGTCGGATGAGAGTATCTCCCGTTGTTTGTCGATTTTGAAATCGACGCTACGCAAGACCAGCCCCGGCACGGAATTATTGATCAAAACCGAATACGGCCAAGGCTATCGCTTTATCGGTCAAATCGGCAAACCGGCCACCTTTGTCAATGAAGAAAACTTTTTTTTATTGATCAATACCACTCGAAACCTGGTTACCCTGAAGGATGGACACGGACGATGGCAAATCGCAAACAACGCCTGCTTGGAATTGTATGGCTTAATCGGAAAAGCATGGCAAGGTAAAACCTGCGCCGAGCTGGCCTCCCTTTGCGACGAGCAGTGCCGCCATCATTTTGAAGTTAGCGAACAAAATGATGAGCAGGCTTGGCAAACAGGGCAACCGGTGGAATTGACGCTGACGACTCCGTCCAGGGAAAACCACCTGAACCATGGCCGTGTATTTGAAATCACTAAAACACCCATTTTCGGTGCAAACGGCGGCCGTAAGGCCTTAATTACCCTGGGACAGGAAATTACCGACCGACTGGAAAACGAGCGGCAAGGGCGTCTGATGAGTAAAGTGATGTCCAACAGCGACGAAGCCGTTCTGATCAGCGACCAACAGAACAATATCGTCTATGTCAATGACGCGTTCACGCAAATTACCGGCTACACCTTAGATGAAGTGGCCGGCCAAAATCCCCGCATTCTCTCATCCGGCAAACACGACGAATCTTTTTACCGGGATATGTGGCAAAAAATCCTCACTGACGGCAACTGGCACGGCGAGATTTGGGACAAACGCCGGAACGGCGAAATTTATCCCAAATGGCTTAACATCAGTTCGGTGCACGATAGCGACGGCACTTTGTGTAATTACGTGGCTATTTTCAGTGATATTTCCCAGCGTAAAGCCGATGAAGCCATGCTCACGTTTCTGGCCTATCACGATCCGCTGACAAAATTACCCAATCGCCTGTTGCTACGCGACCGATTCGAGCAGGCGGTCGGCCTAACCCATCGGCACGATGCCGGCTCCGTGGCGTTGTTGTATCTGGATTTGGATCAGTTTAAAAATATCAACGATACCTTGGGACACGAAATCGGCGATCGCCTGCTGGTTGCGGTAGCCAAGCGTTTGCAAGCCAATGTACGGGAAGTGGATACCGTCAGCCGCCTGGGCGGCGATGAATTTGTTATCGTGCTGACGGACATGCCGGATTCTCATGCGGTATCGTTAGTGGCTCAGAATATTCTTAATCACCTCGGCGAAGTTTTCGAAATCGATCAATACCGGCTGACATCCACAACCAGCATAGGTATTGCCCTGTATTCGGTCGACAGCGATGATTTCGAATCATTGTTAAAACTTGCCGATACCGCCATGTATCACGCCAAGGACAGTGGGCGTAACACCTATCGATTTTATACCGACAAAATGAATATCGATGCCATGGAACGCTTGCGCATGCGTAACGGCTTGGCGGAAGCCCTGCTCAAACAGCAGTTTGTGTTGTATTATCAACCGCAATTCGATCTACACAGCGCCGAACTGGTGGGTATCGAAGCCTTGATTCGCTGGAACCACCCGGAAAAAGGCTTGATACTGCCCGATAAATTTATCCCGATCGCCGAACAAACCGGTCAGATTGTACCGATCGGCGAATGGGTGATCAGCGAAGCCTGCAGACAGGCAAAAGCATGGCAACAGCAAGGCTACGCCCCGGTTCGGGTTGCCGTGAATCTATCGTCGCTGCATTTCAAACGCGGCGACGTTATCAAAATGATTACCGGCTTGGCTCAAGAACACGATCTCGACCCGCAATATATCGAACTGGAATTGACCGAAGCCATCATGCTGCAGGATGTCGATCACATTCTGGATATCGTAAAAACCTTTAAGACCCTACATTTCACACTATCCATAGACGACTTCGGCACTGGATATTCCAGCTTGGCGTTTTTAAAACGCTTCCGGGTCGACAAACTGAAAATCGACGGCTCGTTTATCCGCAATTTGGAAGTCGACACGCACGATCTGGCCATCATTCGCTCGATTATCCAGTTGGCAAAAGGCTTTAACATGCGGACTATCGCAGAAGGTTTGGAAACTCAGGAACAACTCGAAATTCTGCGCCGGGAAGGTTGCCAGGAAGGACAAGGCTATTTTTTCAGTTACCCGCTGCCAGTCAAACAAGTCGTTAAATACTTGCATGTTGCTCCAGGCCCGGCCTAG
- a CDS encoding bifunctional diguanylate cyclase/phosphodiesterase, translating into MSLFPTARSVNWSWSAGLALLFLACAYLMKVLSVVDHNSTVFWMPNGVALAMVLTRSGAIWPGIIAGSFAAGLVLDQPVLVAAAIATGNAVEVYCAFSLIKLFDADFDSRFLRPRDFITLFLTANLSGVISAVSSSFALWYLGVVPTDNLAGNLLHWWQANVIGILVGTPFVLVWRQLPQGWFGHAKRGFETHSYILLSFMVPAALFMDFFRGVFGAVAPEYWMFLLIFWGAFRFGRHGVLLLLVIVASVGYIGIDLGSGYFAKHQQAGMQSFWYYLLVTAIAGILMALMLSAREQTEEALRLKTEELDTYFNNALDLFSIADLQGHFRKLNARWQQILGYSLAELTGKPFLEFVHPDDIPATRDAMARLSAAIPVNDFVNRYRHRDGSWRWIQWNSIAKDGLIYAAARDITEQKAAEDELRLAALVYQNSSEGMMITDEHDRIISINQAFTDCTGYTLPEVLGKNPRILNSGRQSPAFYQAMWQVLSSTGSWQGEIYNRRKNSEIYVEWVVINTIFNPDGSVHRRVAQFSDVTEKKKSEELIWFQANYDPLTHLPNRRLFIDRLQQELIKVERDHQTLGLLFVDLDRFKEVNDGLGHSMGDELLIQVAKRLCACVRRSDTVARLGGDEFTVIISELDDDIYAETIARNILDALSQPFTLGSSVAYVSASIGIAFSPTDASQVEDLIRFADQAMYAAKNKGRNLYCHFTPDMQQHVEKHIHIAGELRAALAGKQFAVYYQPIVDLTRQDRVVKAEALIRWIHPIQGMIMPIEFITIAEETGVINDIGDWIFKEAAQQAKQWQQDYLSHFQISVNKSPSQFHTQDLVHSDWTDYLQQLDMPSDSIVVEITEGLLLDDSHNVAKKLLHFKENGIQVAIDDFGTGYSALAYLKKFHIEYLKIDQSFTQNLAPGSSDLALCEAIIVMAHKLGIKVIAEGIETQQQRDFLAQAGCDYGQGYLFAKPMPACEFEGLLTAQQAVES; encoded by the coding sequence TTGAGTCTTTTCCCGACTGCTCGGAGCGTTAATTGGTCATGGTCGGCAGGATTAGCGCTACTTTTTCTTGCCTGCGCCTATTTGATGAAAGTCTTATCTGTTGTAGATCACAACAGCACGGTTTTTTGGATGCCGAACGGCGTTGCGCTGGCTATGGTACTGACTCGAAGCGGAGCAATCTGGCCCGGTATTATCGCCGGTTCCTTTGCGGCCGGCTTAGTGCTCGACCAACCGGTTCTGGTAGCAGCGGCAATAGCTACCGGCAATGCCGTTGAAGTGTATTGCGCTTTCAGTCTCATAAAACTATTCGACGCCGATTTCGATAGCCGCTTTCTGCGACCCCGCGATTTCATCACTCTGTTTCTTACCGCGAATTTATCCGGTGTTATCAGCGCGGTATCCAGCAGTTTCGCCCTATGGTATTTAGGCGTTGTCCCCACGGATAATCTGGCGGGTAACCTGCTTCACTGGTGGCAAGCCAATGTGATTGGCATACTGGTCGGCACGCCCTTCGTACTGGTCTGGCGGCAATTACCGCAAGGCTGGTTTGGCCACGCCAAGCGCGGATTCGAAACGCATAGTTATATTCTGCTGTCGTTTATGGTGCCCGCCGCACTATTTATGGACTTCTTTCGCGGCGTATTCGGCGCCGTGGCACCGGAATATTGGATGTTTCTGTTGATTTTTTGGGGGGCATTTCGCTTCGGCCGCCACGGGGTCTTACTGCTATTGGTGATTGTCGCCAGCGTCGGCTATATAGGCATAGACCTGGGAAGCGGTTATTTTGCCAAGCATCAGCAGGCCGGCATGCAAAGCTTTTGGTATTATCTGCTGGTAACGGCAATAGCCGGAATCTTGATGGCGCTGATGTTAAGCGCCCGCGAGCAAACCGAAGAAGCGCTGCGTTTAAAAACGGAAGAACTGGACACCTACTTCAATAATGCCCTGGATTTATTCAGCATTGCCGATTTGCAGGGGCATTTTCGGAAACTGAATGCGCGCTGGCAACAGATACTGGGTTACAGCCTAGCCGAGCTTACCGGTAAACCCTTTTTGGAATTCGTGCATCCGGACGACATCCCCGCCACTCGGGACGCCATGGCGCGCCTATCGGCGGCAATCCCCGTTAACGACTTCGTCAACCGTTACCGGCACCGGGACGGCTCATGGCGCTGGATTCAATGGAATTCCATCGCCAAGGACGGACTCATCTACGCGGCGGCCCGCGACATCACCGAGCAAAAAGCCGCGGAAGACGAACTGCGGCTGGCGGCCCTGGTATACCAAAACAGCAGCGAAGGCATGATGATCACCGATGAACATGATCGCATCATCTCCATTAATCAAGCGTTTACCGACTGTACCGGCTATACGTTGCCGGAGGTACTCGGGAAAAACCCGCGGATTCTCAACTCCGGCAGACAATCGCCGGCCTTTTATCAAGCCATGTGGCAGGTGTTAAGCAGCACCGGCAGCTGGCAAGGCGAAATCTATAACCGGCGTAAAAACTCCGAAATTTATGTGGAATGGGTGGTTATCAATACCATTTTCAATCCGGACGGTTCGGTACATCGGCGGGTGGCGCAGTTTTCCGATGTAACCGAAAAGAAAAAATCCGAGGAGTTGATTTGGTTTCAAGCCAATTACGATCCCCTGACCCACCTGCCGAACCGCCGCCTGTTTATCGACCGCCTGCAACAGGAATTAATCAAAGTCGAGCGGGATCATCAAACACTGGGCTTACTTTTTGTGGACCTCGACCGCTTTAAAGAGGTCAACGACGGACTGGGCCACAGCATGGGAGACGAATTACTGATCCAGGTCGCCAAACGTCTTTGCGCCTGCGTCAGAAGATCCGATACGGTGGCCCGCCTGGGCGGCGATGAGTTTACCGTGATTATCTCCGAGTTAGACGACGATATTTACGCGGAAACAATCGCGCGGAACATTCTGGATGCATTAAGCCAACCCTTTACACTGGGCAGCAGTGTGGCCTACGTCTCGGCGAGCATCGGCATCGCCTTTTCGCCAACCGACGCCAGTCAGGTTGAAGACCTGATCCGTTTTGCCGACCAAGCGATGTATGCGGCAAAAAATAAAGGCCGCAATCTATACTGCCACTTCACGCCGGACATGCAACAGCACGTGGAAAAACATATCCACATTGCCGGAGAACTGCGTGCCGCGCTGGCCGGCAAACAATTCGCAGTGTATTACCAGCCCATTGTGGATTTGACCCGGCAAGATCGGGTGGTCAAGGCGGAAGCCCTGATACGTTGGATACACCCGATACAGGGCATGATTATGCCCATCGAATTCATTACCATAGCGGAAGAAACCGGCGTCATCAACGACATCGGCGACTGGATATTCAAAGAGGCCGCCCAACAGGCCAAGCAGTGGCAACAGGATTACCTTAGCCATTTTCAAATCAGCGTGAATAAATCGCCCAGCCAATTTCATACCCAAGATCTGGTACACAGCGATTGGACCGACTATCTGCAACAACTGGACATGCCGAGCGACAGCATAGTGGTTGAAATTACCGAAGGCCTATTGCTGGACGACAGCCACAATGTGGCAAAAAAGTTACTGCATTTCAAGGAAAACGGCATCCAAGTGGCCATCGACGACTTCGGTACCGGCTATTCGGCGCTGGCCTATCTTAAAAAATTTCATATTGAATATTTGAAAATCGATCAATCCTTTACGCAGAATCTGGCACCGGGCTCCAGCGATTTGGCTTTATGCGAAGCGATTATCGTCATGGCGCACAAACTGGGTATCAAAGTCATTGCGGAAGGCATAGAAACCCAACAGCAGCGCGATTTTTTGGCCCAGGCCGGCTGCGATTACGGGCAAGGTTATCTATTTGCCAAACCCATGCCCGCCTGCGAATTTGAAGGACTGCTCACGGCCCAGCAAGCCGTAGAAAGTTAG
- a CDS encoding SoxR reducing system RseC family protein produces MIEETAIVTRIADGEVWIKSLQSGACGGCAQHSSCGTATLSKWLPKREFAVESDRPLKVGDQVRVGLDDSHVLLSSIVLYLLPILVMLLGVGLANTFLPPAFCEAWLPELSLSLLLATFWGIHKLQNVLLLYFCFRPQIVGKL; encoded by the coding sequence ATGATTGAAGAAACCGCCATCGTTACCCGTATTGCAGACGGCGAAGTCTGGATCAAAAGCCTGCAAAGCGGGGCCTGCGGCGGCTGCGCGCAACACAGCAGCTGCGGCACCGCCACCTTGTCCAAATGGCTGCCGAAACGGGAGTTCGCAGTGGAAAGCGACCGGCCGTTAAAAGTCGGCGATCAGGTGCGGGTAGGCTTAGACGATTCCCACGTTTTATTGAGTTCCATTGTGTTGTATCTGCTGCCCATCCTGGTGATGTTGCTCGGGGTAGGGCTGGCCAATACCTTTTTGCCGCCGGCATTTTGCGAGGCCTGGCTGCCGGAACTGTCCCTGAGTCTGTTATTGGCGACCTTCTGGGGTATACACAAGCTGCAAAATGTGTTGTTGCTGTATTTTTGTTTCAGGCCGCAGATTGTAGGGAAGCTTTGA
- a CDS encoding Rieske (2Fe-2S) protein, producing MLDLPAEALDETSFVTVDVLLHSQTPRARQANVLVFRYQGRVYAYVNHCMHMQRPLNCQEDAVFDAERRWLRCSMHGFIFEPDTGICRSPVCEGQALQAVKVAEEQGLIVFKEKQLQVLAFHPAKVAPGQNHD from the coding sequence ATGCTCGACCTGCCTGCCGAGGCCCTCGACGAAACATCCTTCGTGACGGTGGATGTGCTGCTGCACAGCCAGACACCGCGCGCACGGCAGGCCAACGTACTGGTATTTCGTTATCAGGGCCGGGTATATGCCTATGTGAACCACTGCATGCATATGCAGCGGCCGTTAAACTGCCAGGAAGATGCGGTGTTCGACGCCGAGCGGCGTTGGTTACGCTGTTCCATGCACGGCTTTATCTTCGAACCGGACACCGGCATTTGCCGCAGCCCGGTCTGCGAGGGGCAAGCCTTGCAAGCCGTCAAAGTAGCCGAAGAACAGGGCTTGATCGTCTTCAAGGAAAAACAGCTGCAAGTTTTGGCGTTTCATCCCGCTAAAGTTGCGCCAGGGCAGAATCATGATTGA
- a CDS encoding flavodoxin, protein MAKVGIFFGTDTGNSRKVAKTIHKQLGDGLADKPVNIAKATVDDLLAYDVLIIGTPTYGDGELPGLTAGTSAESWEEFMPQLSGADFSGKTIALYGLGDQEGYPDNFVDALGMLYDAFADCGASFVGATSTEGYTYNSSKAAMGDEFVGLVLDEDNQKELSDDRLQDWLKQIESSWA, encoded by the coding sequence ATGGCTAAAGTAGGCATATTCTTTGGAACAGATACCGGCAACTCGCGCAAAGTCGCCAAAACCATCCACAAACAGCTGGGCGATGGACTGGCGGATAAGCCCGTCAATATTGCCAAAGCCACGGTTGACGATTTATTGGCGTACGACGTTTTGATCATCGGCACCCCCACTTACGGCGACGGCGAATTGCCCGGTCTGACAGCCGGTACCTCCGCCGAGAGTTGGGAAGAATTCATGCCGCAGTTGTCCGGCGCCGATTTTTCCGGCAAAACCATTGCCTTGTATGGCTTGGGCGATCAGGAAGGTTATCCGGACAATTTCGTCGACGCCTTGGGCATGCTGTACGACGCGTTTGCGGATTGCGGTGCCAGCTTCGTCGGCGCCACTTCAACCGAAGGTTATACTTACAACAGCTCCAAAGCGGCCATGGGCGACGAATTCGTCGGTCTGGTGTTGGACGAAGACAACCAAAAGGAACTCAGCGACGACAGACTGCAGGATTGGTTGAAGCAAATCGAATCCAGCTGGGCCTGA
- the grxD gene encoding Grx4 family monothiol glutaredoxin, with translation MSTKDTILKQIADNPILLYMKGVPTAPECGFSGKTVEILNATKIPFAYVDVLRAPFIRDRLPSVSKWPTFPQLFVKGELVGGADIVEALYNDGSLLPLLQAAVQPADYSAQANVITHSEVEALILGSYPDAQIAIEGQGCDLTIRVVSAQFADSSMVKQHQGVMATLTEPLATGRLHAVTLKTFTPEQWQAQQPAPQAGLLQIQL, from the coding sequence ATGAGCACTAAAGACACCATCCTTAAACAAATCGCCGACAACCCCATCCTGCTGTATATGAAAGGGGTGCCGACCGCACCGGAATGCGGCTTCTCCGGCAAGACAGTGGAAATCCTCAACGCCACCAAAATACCCTTTGCCTATGTCGACGTGTTGAGAGCGCCGTTTATTCGCGACCGGCTGCCGTCGGTATCCAAATGGCCGACCTTTCCGCAGCTGTTCGTCAAAGGCGAGTTGGTTGGCGGCGCCGACATCGTCGAAGCCCTGTATAACGACGGCAGTTTGTTGCCCCTGCTGCAGGCTGCCGTCCAGCCCGCCGACTACTCGGCGCAAGCCAACGTCATCACCCATTCGGAAGTGGAAGCGTTGATTTTGGGCAGTTACCCCGATGCGCAAATCGCCATCGAAGGCCAAGGCTGCGATTTGACGATACGGGTAGTCAGCGCGCAATTCGCGGATTCTTCCATGGTCAAACAACACCAAGGCGTCATGGCCACTCTGACGGAACCGTTGGCCACCGGCCGGCTGCACGCGGTGACCTTGAAAACCTTTACCCCCGAACAGTGGCAGGCTCAACAACCTGCTCCGCAAGCCGGTTTGCTGCAAATTCAACTTTGA